A genomic window from Nematostella vectensis chromosome 9, jaNemVect1.1, whole genome shotgun sequence includes:
- the LOC5515463 gene encoding peroxisome biogenesis factor 1 isoform X2 yields the protein MADLTSAVVRLGSTRSCFIAVSAEFARSIGHSVTEGQQHSIVAFVMQWPGKTMNLSWSGAVVNTAAQGHELQATVEINRKLAKLNGLHDGQQVVLKRITSIPSCMRMYVDPLSADDWEIVELHAGKLEASLLDQVRVVGCGQLLPVFIDRSTSITIVVKATEPSLPCVLLEQMTEVIISPRNRMQQQVEMPLQTTIDHHKDNIPKRSSMPPGKVSSIETQDSSLSRVFEYLRWLAYGENNQVTESIPDDVSPCQTEPSSSSGKLAEGNQDEACCEQIFKTANIDMTFRVQRSTEILYGMANKPCKHRKRLQLCMSQPNAAFLDATSLPQELLQCEQFHAWRKSCLGWTKIVLLQKILSPSEKARLLSDKKTKNEAAGEQKQSHKKDNPAQTSQENIAFGPKAVVKLVLTENHHQCVPKDETWKGSVIIPGVECKGNALEHESVSCNRGETYATLQRPDRGSSATVPRPQREPCATILSQEGRNGTQAAFPVTSIPNESVHQGHVLLHKQLQQDLGCILGSSLRITHIDHGPDITKGIILHVESKANECLKDSGPIVQAFKEWVLSVSSDECPLVLGDTMKVDFSFEGITHPVVVSILSQCPAPTQHVPYFLLSPDTLQRVSVVVDCQMEHIRQPLACQDVEPKLKCSIQDLGGVTAVFTKCLERILSCLDFTGLPGHLSSKTSVSSRALLIHGCGRTSLAHALCSRLGQWPVCAHVVVVNCIHLRAKRVEAVQKHLQQAFTEAAWYQQSVLLLDDLDHVVSSPGPMQEAGGEGLYRLRLAQVFKDMVANEIASNGKVAVIATSESRDSLHGALLSSRGCHVFENIVELSLPDERQRLDMLSALAKRKLRGACADNLDMSLVAKKADGFSPKDLNSLVDRALHFASVRQLDKDPVTVSNSDIEQAITGFVPAALRGVPLHQAGHLGWENVGGLGTVKGVLQETLLWPSKFAGLFAKCPLRLRGGLLLYGPPGTGKTLLAGVVAKECGLNFISIKGPELLSKYIGASEQAVRDMFTRAQSAKPCILFFDEFDSLAPRRGHDSTGVTDRVVNQLLTQLDGVEGLKGVYILAATSRPDLIDPALLRPGRLDKCVYCPIPDQGDRREVFRALSHDLPLADDIDLDSISDSCHHFTGADIKALLYNSQLEAIHRTTSKIKLYGGALDGATCLRENIDGAEQAPRDASKLSERGHRSDTDAPGHEDGSKGSRKGVIMLTVGGGVQSVTAEDAQGIEAEPEPRVTTNTNVNIKRPLTIIPADILRARAGISPSVSEHERLRYQHIYESFVTSRGGDLQPEKLGHGRATLA from the exons ATGGCAGACCTGACATCTGCAGTCGTTCGGCTAGGATCTACTCGGTCGTGCTTTATTGCTGTCTCGGCCGAGTTTGCTCGAAGCATAGGGCACTCCGTGACGGAg GGACAGCAGCATTCTATTGTGGCATTTGTGATGCAATGGCCCGGCAAAACAATGAACTTGAGCTGGTCTGGTGCTGTTGTCAACACTGCAGCCCAGGGCCATGAGTTGCAAGCTACTGTAGAAATCAACAGAAAACTTGCCAAGTTAAATGGCTTGCATGATGGCCAGCAG GTTGTGCTAAAAAGAATAACCTCAATCCCATCATGCATGAGGATGTATGTGGACCCTCTTTCAGCAGATGATTGGGAGATAGTG GAACTACATGCAGGAAAGCTAGAGGCAAGCCTCCTTGACCAGGTTCGAGTGGTTGGGTGTGGTCAGCTCTTGCCTGTATTCATCGACAGAAGTACTTCCATTACTATTGTTGTCA AAGCCACAGAGCCTAGCTTGCCATGTGTCTTGCTAGAGCAGATGACAGAGGTAATTATTTCACCAAGAAATCGCATGCAGCAACAAGTTGAAATGCCATTACAGACAACTATAGACCACCACAAAGATAACATCCCAAAGAGAAGCAGCATGCCTCCAGGAAAAGTCTCTTCCATAGAAACCCAGGACAGTTCTTTGTCAAGAGTGTTTGAATATTTGAGGTGGCTTGCGTATGGTGAGAACAACCAAGTGACTGAATCTATACCTGATGATGTTTCACCATGTCAAACAGAGCCATCAAGTTCATCAGGCAAGTTAGCTGAAGGAAATCAAGATGAAGCTTGTTGTGaacaaattttcaaaacagCAAATATAGACATGACCTTTAGAGTTCAAAGGTCTACAGAAATCTTGTATGGAATGGCCAACAAACCATGCAAACACAGGAAGAGATTACAACTATGTATGTCCCAGCCAAATGCAGCCTTCCTGGATGCTACATCACTTCCACAGGAACTTTTGCAATGTGAGCAATTTCATGCTTGGAGAAAGAGTTGTTTAGGCTGGACTAAGATTGTGCTATTACAGAAGATTTTATCTCCTTCTGAGAAAGCAAGACTTTTAAgtgacaaaaagacaaaaaacgaGGCTGCAGGTGAACAGAAGCAAAGCCATAAGAAGGATAATCCAGCTCAAACTTCGCAAG AAAACATAGCATTTGGTCCAAAAGCCGTCGTTAAACTTGTTCTCACTGAAAATCACCACCAATGTGTGCCCAAAGACGAAACATGGAAAGGATCCGTGATTATCCCGGGTGTAGAATGCAAAGGTAATGCGTTAGAACATGAATCAGTAAGCTGTAACAGAGGAGAGACATATGCCACACTGCAACGCCCAGACAGAGGGTCATCTGCCACAGTGCCACGCCCACAAAGAGAGCCATGTGCTACAATACTATCCCAAGAAGGGAGAAATGGAACCCAAGCTGCCTTTCCTGTGACTAGCATCCCAAATGAGTCTGTTCACCAGGGCCATGTACTTCTTCATAAACAATTACAACAAGATCTCGGCTGCATATTAGGATCCTCTTTGCGAATTACACATATTGATCATGGACCAGATATAACAAAGGGAATTATTCTCCACGTTGAAAGCAAGGCAAACGAGTGCTTAAAGGATTCTGGTCCTATCGTGCAGGCCTTTAAGGAATGGGTCTTATCTGTAAGCAGTGATGAGTGCCCTCTTGTCCTGGGGGACACTATGAAAGTGGATTTCAGTTTTGAag GTATTACTCATCCTGTCGTGGTGTCCATCTTAAGCCAGTGTCCTGCACCCACGCAACATGTACCTTACTTTTTGCTCAGTCCAGACACACTGCAGAGGGTCTCAGTTGTTGTTGATTGCCAGATGGAGCATATCCGCCAGCCGTTAGCTTGCCAGGATGTTGAACCGAAGCTCAAGTGCAGTATTCAAGACTTGGG TGGTGTGACAGCAGTATTCACCAAGTGCCTGGAACGCATCCTGTCCTGCCTGGACTTCACTGGACTTCCTGGTCACCTCAGTAGCAAGACTAGCGTAAGCTCCAGAGCCTTGCTTATCCATGGGTGTGGTCGAACCTCGCTTGCGCATGCGCTATGCTCTCGTCTCGGTCAGTGGCCTGTGTGTGCACATGTGGTTGTCGTCAACTGCATCCATCTCAGGG CTAAACGTGTTGAGGCGGTACAGAAGCATTTGCAACAGGCTTTTACCGAAGCAGCGTGGTACCAGCAGAGTGTGCTCCTATTGGATGATCTCGATCATGTGGTGTCTTCTCCAGGCCCCATGCAGGAGGCAGGCGGAGAGGGACTGTACAGACTGAGGCTTGCCCAAG TTTTCAAAGATATGGTTGCAAATGAAATCGCTAGCAATGGCAAAGTCGCTGTCATAGCAACGAGCGAATCACGTGACTCTCTGCACGGTGCTCTGTTGTCGTCACGTGGCTGTCACGTGTTCGAAAATATTGTAGAGCTCAGTCTCCCAGACGAGCGCCAGCGTTTGGACATGCTCTCTGCCTTGGCTAAAAGGAAACTTCGTGGTGCATGCGCCGATAACCTGGATATGAG TTTGGTGGCAAAGAAAGCGGACGGATTTTCTCCCAAAGATCTCAACTCTTTGGTAGACCGCGCACTACACTTCGCTTCCGTCAGGCAGTTAGATAAAG ACCCTGTAACCGTGAGCAACTCCGATATTGAACAGGCCATCACGGGATTTGTACCCGCAGCGTTGCGAGGCGTCCCGTTACACCAGGCCGGGCACCTTGGGTGGGAAAACGTGGGTGGCCTGGGTACAGTCAAGGGCGTTCTCCAGGAAACTCTTCTCTGGCCTAGCAAG TTCGCTGGGCTCTTCGCAAAGTGCCCTTTACGCCTGCGTGGTGGTCTCCTTCTCTACGGACCCCCAGGCACTGGCAAAACACTGCTGGCCGGTGTTGTAGCTAAGGAGTGCGGGCTCAACTTCATAAGTATCAAGGGACCCGAGTTACTGAGCAAGTATATCGGCGCGAGCGAACAAGCGGTCAGAGATATGTTCACACG CGCTCAAAGCGCAAAACCCTGCATTCTTTTCTTTGACGAGTTTGACTCCCTCGCTCCTCGCCGTGGGCATGACAGTACTGGTGTGACTGACCGAGTGGTGAACCAGCTGCTTACCCAGTTGGATGGTGTGGAGGGTCTAAAGGGTGTGTACATCCTGGCCGCTACCAGTAGACCAGACCTTATTGACCCTGCCCTTCTACGACCAGGAAGGCTGGACAAGTGTGTCTACTGTCCCATACCAGACCAG GGTGATAGAAGAGAGGTGTTCCGCGCCTTGTCACATGACCTGCCTTTGGCTGATGACATCGATTTGGACTCCATATCAGACTCGTGTCACCACTTCACCGGCGCAGATATCAAGGCCTTACTATATAATTCCCAGTTAGAGGCAATCCACCGAACCACAAGCaaaataaagctttacggAGGTGCCCTAGATGGCGCTACTTGCCTTAGGGAAAATATCGATGGAGCTGAACAAGCCCCTAGGGACGCTTCTAAGTTATCGGAGCGAGGCCATAGGAGCGATACTGATGCACCGGGACATGAGGACGGGAGTAAAGGATCTCGGAAAGGCGTCATTATGCTGAccgtggggggaggggtgcagagTGTAACGGCTGAGGATGCTCAGGGGATTGAGGCTGAG CCCGAGCCGCGAGTCACAACTAATACCAAT GTCAACATTAAAAGACCGCTGACGATAATCCCGGCGGATATACTGCGGGCGCGAGCTGGTATTAGTCCCTCTGTGTCAGAACATGAACGCCTGAGATACCAGCACAT ATACGAGTCGTTCGTGACGTCACGCGGAGGGGACTTGCAGCCTGAGAAACTGGGTCACGGCCGCGCAACATTAGCATAG